From one Oncorhynchus clarkii lewisi isolate Uvic-CL-2024 chromosome 6, UVic_Ocla_1.0, whole genome shotgun sequence genomic stretch:
- the LOC139411465 gene encoding uncharacterized protein isoform X6 — MGPKDEPGLWRSTICFLRSWLISFDFPMMSSKEALSLKLCNLSSMVMDMLSVFMVMTLVGIVGKCQGNTYLNYQEKEEAIFLQCEERIWQLDLDEDNIVDCTFNCSLRDNEKKCDQDPKCNTAFTLETKPCKNSIKQCLNMKSEKRVTGFFACFHTFPSNDQHLFPFKPSKDQVESFIVAFVEPKMVKFYPDVETKTYVTKQHGESVNLACNFTVAKDYSNLPFSVYWIKTINGNSSTCIYSYSYDSTGQLYDHHCLIDEALLKRRSNTSSSPQTGPIFHNLKISNATYSDSGQYVCAIQVLKNKKGHWKVITNVTVSVNGEFNNHPNRNDTALLYTPGDPYIPLYVVGTLFFSCLFVTAIVIVVMKNTKISQESHTLRMKRADNAEETINSDCSPYAEGRGEDGGLYSLLKLTEVRDPAAVAVEPYSVVMLNTEYEAFDPQATQTSSTCHLRIGAKV, encoded by the exons CTTTGTAATCTAAGTTCAATGGTCATGGATATGCTATCTGTCTTCATGGTGATGACTCTCGTAGGAATCGTAGGAAAATGTCAAG GGAACACTTATCTAAATTATCAAGAGAAAGAGGAAGCTATATTCCTACAATGTGAAGAGAGAATTTGGCAACTTGATCTAGATGAAGACAACATAGTGGATTGCACTTTTAATTGCAGTCTTCGTGACAATGAGAAGAAATGTGACCAAGATCCGAAGTGCAATACAGCATTTACATTAGAAACAAAACCCTGCAAAAACAGTATCAAacaatgtttaaatatgaaatcGGAGAAACGCGTCACTGGATTCTTTGCATGTTTTCATACCTTTCCATCAAATGACCAACACTTATTCCCCTTTAAACCTTCAAAAGATCAGGTGGAATCATTTATTGTGGCATTTGTTGAACCAAAGA TGGTGAAATTCTACCCTGATGTGGAAACTAAAACGTATGTTACCAAACAGCATGGAGAATCAGTCAACCTTGCATGTAATTTCACAGTAGCCAAAGATTACTCTAACCTTCCATTTTCAGTGTATTGGATCAAAACCATCAATGGCAACAGTAGCACATGTATTTATTCTTATTCTTATGATAGTACTGGACAATTATATGACCACCATTGTCTCATTGATGAGGCCCTGCTGAAACGAAGGTCAAATACTTCATCTAGTCCCCAAACAGGCCCTATCTTTCATAACCTTAAGATCAGCAATGCCACATATTCAGACAGCGGACAGTATGTTTGTGCCATACAGGTGCTTAAGAATAAAAAAGGGCACTGGAAGGTAATAACTAATGTCACAGTCAGTGTGAATGGAGAATTCAACAACCACCCCAACAGGAATGACACAGCCCTGTTATATACTCCTG GGGATCCTTACATACCACTGTATGTAGTGGGAACCTTGTTCTTCTCCTGCCTGTTTGTTACTGCCATTGTCATTGTCGTGATGAAAAATACCAAGATTTCGCAAG AATCTCACACTCTGAGAATGAAAAG AGCAGACAATGCAGAAGAGACAATTAACTCAGACT GCTCCCCATATGctgagggcagaggagaggatggggggctCTACTCACTTCTGAAGCTGACTGAAGTGAGAGatcctgctgctgttgctgtcGAGCCCTATTCTGTAGTCATGCTCAATACTGAGTATGAGGCCTTTGACCCCCAGGCCACTCAGACATCATCCACCTGCCACCTCAGGATTGGAGCGAAAGTATGA
- the LOC139411465 gene encoding uncharacterized protein isoform X3, producing MKSEKRVTGFFACFHTFPSNDQHLFPFKPSKDQVESFIVAFVEPKMVKFYPDVETKTYVTKQHGESVNLACNFTVAKDYSNLPFSVYWIKTINGNSSTCIYSYSYDSTGQLYDHHCLIDEALLKRRSNTSSSPQTGPIFHNLKISNATYSDSGQYVCAIQVLKNKKGHWKVITNVTVSVNGEFNNHPNRNDTALLYTPGDPYIPLYVVGTLFFSCLFVTAIVIVVMKNTKISQESHTLRMKRADNAEETINSDCSPYAEGRGEDGGLYSLLKLTEVRDPAAVAVEPYSVVMLNTEYEAFDPQATQTSSTCHLRIGAKV from the exons atgaaatcGGAGAAACGCGTCACTGGATTCTTTGCATGTTTTCATACCTTTCCATCAAATGACCAACACTTATTCCCCTTTAAACCTTCAAAAGATCAGGTGGAATCATTTATTGTGGCATTTGTTGAACCAAAGA TGGTGAAATTCTACCCTGATGTGGAAACTAAAACGTATGTTACCAAACAGCATGGAGAATCAGTCAACCTTGCATGTAATTTCACAGTAGCCAAAGATTACTCTAACCTTCCATTTTCAGTGTATTGGATCAAAACCATCAATGGCAACAGTAGCACATGTATTTATTCTTATTCTTATGATAGTACTGGACAATTATATGACCACCATTGTCTCATTGATGAGGCCCTGCTGAAACGAAGGTCAAATACTTCATCTAGTCCCCAAACAGGCCCTATCTTTCATAACCTTAAGATCAGCAATGCCACATATTCAGACAGCGGACAGTATGTTTGTGCCATACAGGTGCTTAAGAATAAAAAAGGGCACTGGAAGGTAATAACTAATGTCACAGTCAGTGTGAATGGAGAATTCAACAACCACCCCAACAGGAATGACACAGCCCTGTTATATACTCCTG GGGATCCTTACATACCACTGTATGTAGTGGGAACCTTGTTCTTCTCCTGCCTGTTTGTTACTGCCATTGTCATTGTCGTGATGAAAAATACCAAGATTTCGCAAG AATCTCACACTCTGAGAATGAAAAG AGCAGACAATGCAGAAGAGACAATTAACTCAGACT GCTCCCCATATGctgagggcagaggagaggatggggggctCTACTCACTTCTGAAGCTGACTGAAGTGAGAGatcctgctgctgttgctgtcGAGCCCTATTCTGTAGTCATGCTCAATACTGAGTATGAGGCCTTTGACCCCCAGGCCACTCAGACATCATCCACCTGCCACCTCAGGATTGGAGCGAAAGTATGA
- the LOC139411465 gene encoding uncharacterized protein isoform X5, with translation MKNTKISQAESHTLRMKRADNAEETINSDCSPYAEGRGEDGGLYSLLKLTEVRDPAAVAVEPYSVVMLNTEYEAFDPQATQTSSTCHLRIGAKV, from the exons ATGAAAAATACCAAGATTTCGCAAG CAGAATCTCACACTCTGAGAATGAAAAG AGCAGACAATGCAGAAGAGACAATTAACTCAGACT GCTCCCCATATGctgagggcagaggagaggatggggggctCTACTCACTTCTGAAGCTGACTGAAGTGAGAGatcctgctgctgttgctgtcGAGCCCTATTCTGTAGTCATGCTCAATACTGAGTATGAGGCCTTTGACCCCCAGGCCACTCAGACATCATCCACCTGCCACCTCAGGATTGGAGCGAAAGTATGA
- the LOC139411465 gene encoding uncharacterized protein isoform X1, with the protein MVMDMLSVFMVMTLVGIVGKCQGNTYLNYQEKEEAIFLQCEERIWQLDLDEDNIVDCTFNCSLRDNEKKCDQDPKCNTAFTLETKPCKNSIKQCLNMKSEKRVTGFFACFHTFPSNDQHLFPFKPSKDQVESFIVAFVEPKMVKFYPDVETKTYVTKQHGESVNLACNFTVAKDYSNLPFSVYWIKTINGNSSTCIYSYSYDSTGQLYDHHCLIDEALLKRRSNTSSSPQTGPIFHNLKISNATYSDSGQYVCAIQVLKNKKGHWKVITNVTVSVNGEFNNHPNRNDTALLYTPGDPYIPLYVVGTLFFSCLFVTAIVIVVMKNTKISQAESHTLRMKRADNAEETINSDCSPYAEGRGEDGGLYSLLKLTEVRDPAAVAVEPYSVVMLNTEYEAFDPQATQTSSTCHLRIGAKV; encoded by the exons ATGGTCATGGATATGCTATCTGTCTTCATGGTGATGACTCTCGTAGGAATCGTAGGAAAATGTCAAG GGAACACTTATCTAAATTATCAAGAGAAAGAGGAAGCTATATTCCTACAATGTGAAGAGAGAATTTGGCAACTTGATCTAGATGAAGACAACATAGTGGATTGCACTTTTAATTGCAGTCTTCGTGACAATGAGAAGAAATGTGACCAAGATCCGAAGTGCAATACAGCATTTACATTAGAAACAAAACCCTGCAAAAACAGTATCAAacaatgtttaaatatgaaatcGGAGAAACGCGTCACTGGATTCTTTGCATGTTTTCATACCTTTCCATCAAATGACCAACACTTATTCCCCTTTAAACCTTCAAAAGATCAGGTGGAATCATTTATTGTGGCATTTGTTGAACCAAAGA TGGTGAAATTCTACCCTGATGTGGAAACTAAAACGTATGTTACCAAACAGCATGGAGAATCAGTCAACCTTGCATGTAATTTCACAGTAGCCAAAGATTACTCTAACCTTCCATTTTCAGTGTATTGGATCAAAACCATCAATGGCAACAGTAGCACATGTATTTATTCTTATTCTTATGATAGTACTGGACAATTATATGACCACCATTGTCTCATTGATGAGGCCCTGCTGAAACGAAGGTCAAATACTTCATCTAGTCCCCAAACAGGCCCTATCTTTCATAACCTTAAGATCAGCAATGCCACATATTCAGACAGCGGACAGTATGTTTGTGCCATACAGGTGCTTAAGAATAAAAAAGGGCACTGGAAGGTAATAACTAATGTCACAGTCAGTGTGAATGGAGAATTCAACAACCACCCCAACAGGAATGACACAGCCCTGTTATATACTCCTG GGGATCCTTACATACCACTGTATGTAGTGGGAACCTTGTTCTTCTCCTGCCTGTTTGTTACTGCCATTGTCATTGTCGTGATGAAAAATACCAAGATTTCGCAAG CAGAATCTCACACTCTGAGAATGAAAAG AGCAGACAATGCAGAAGAGACAATTAACTCAGACT GCTCCCCATATGctgagggcagaggagaggatggggggctCTACTCACTTCTGAAGCTGACTGAAGTGAGAGatcctgctgctgttgctgtcGAGCCCTATTCTGTAGTCATGCTCAATACTGAGTATGAGGCCTTTGACCCCCAGGCCACTCAGACATCATCCACCTGCCACCTCAGGATTGGAGCGAAAGTATGA
- the LOC139411465 gene encoding uncharacterized protein isoform X2, with amino-acid sequence MKSEKRVTGFFACFHTFPSNDQHLFPFKPSKDQVESFIVAFVEPKMVKFYPDVETKTYVTKQHGESVNLACNFTVAKDYSNLPFSVYWIKTINGNSSTCIYSYSYDSTGQLYDHHCLIDEALLKRRSNTSSSPQTGPIFHNLKISNATYSDSGQYVCAIQVLKNKKGHWKVITNVTVSVNGEFNNHPNRNDTALLYTPGDPYIPLYVVGTLFFSCLFVTAIVIVVMKNTKISQAESHTLRMKRADNAEETINSDCSPYAEGRGEDGGLYSLLKLTEVRDPAAVAVEPYSVVMLNTEYEAFDPQATQTSSTCHLRIGAKV; translated from the exons atgaaatcGGAGAAACGCGTCACTGGATTCTTTGCATGTTTTCATACCTTTCCATCAAATGACCAACACTTATTCCCCTTTAAACCTTCAAAAGATCAGGTGGAATCATTTATTGTGGCATTTGTTGAACCAAAGA TGGTGAAATTCTACCCTGATGTGGAAACTAAAACGTATGTTACCAAACAGCATGGAGAATCAGTCAACCTTGCATGTAATTTCACAGTAGCCAAAGATTACTCTAACCTTCCATTTTCAGTGTATTGGATCAAAACCATCAATGGCAACAGTAGCACATGTATTTATTCTTATTCTTATGATAGTACTGGACAATTATATGACCACCATTGTCTCATTGATGAGGCCCTGCTGAAACGAAGGTCAAATACTTCATCTAGTCCCCAAACAGGCCCTATCTTTCATAACCTTAAGATCAGCAATGCCACATATTCAGACAGCGGACAGTATGTTTGTGCCATACAGGTGCTTAAGAATAAAAAAGGGCACTGGAAGGTAATAACTAATGTCACAGTCAGTGTGAATGGAGAATTCAACAACCACCCCAACAGGAATGACACAGCCCTGTTATATACTCCTG GGGATCCTTACATACCACTGTATGTAGTGGGAACCTTGTTCTTCTCCTGCCTGTTTGTTACTGCCATTGTCATTGTCGTGATGAAAAATACCAAGATTTCGCAAG CAGAATCTCACACTCTGAGAATGAAAAG AGCAGACAATGCAGAAGAGACAATTAACTCAGACT GCTCCCCATATGctgagggcagaggagaggatggggggctCTACTCACTTCTGAAGCTGACTGAAGTGAGAGatcctgctgctgttgctgtcGAGCCCTATTCTGTAGTCATGCTCAATACTGAGTATGAGGCCTTTGACCCCCAGGCCACTCAGACATCATCCACCTGCCACCTCAGGATTGGAGCGAAAGTATGA
- the LOC139411465 gene encoding uncharacterized protein isoform X4, whose amino-acid sequence MWKLKRMLPNSMENQSTLHVLKNKKGHWKVITNVTVSVNGEFNNHPNRNDTALLYTPGDPYIPLYVVGTLFFSCLFVTAIVIVVMKNTKISQAESHTLRMKRADNAEETINSDCSPYAEGRGEDGGLYSLLKLTEVRDPAAVAVEPYSVVMLNTEYEAFDPQATQTSSTCHLRIGAKV is encoded by the exons ATGTGGAAACTAAAACGTATGTTACCAAACAGCATGGAGAATCAGTCAACCTTGCAT GTGCTTAAGAATAAAAAAGGGCACTGGAAGGTAATAACTAATGTCACAGTCAGTGTGAATGGAGAATTCAACAACCACCCCAACAGGAATGACACAGCCCTGTTATATACTCCTG GGGATCCTTACATACCACTGTATGTAGTGGGAACCTTGTTCTTCTCCTGCCTGTTTGTTACTGCCATTGTCATTGTCGTGATGAAAAATACCAAGATTTCGCAAG CAGAATCTCACACTCTGAGAATGAAAAG AGCAGACAATGCAGAAGAGACAATTAACTCAGACT GCTCCCCATATGctgagggcagaggagaggatggggggctCTACTCACTTCTGAAGCTGACTGAAGTGAGAGatcctgctgctgttgctgtcGAGCCCTATTCTGTAGTCATGCTCAATACTGAGTATGAGGCCTTTGACCCCCAGGCCACTCAGACATCATCCACCTGCCACCTCAGGATTGGAGCGAAAGTATGA
- the LOC139411465 gene encoding uncharacterized protein isoform X7 — translation MKNTKISQESHTLRMKRADNAEETINSDCSPYAEGRGEDGGLYSLLKLTEVRDPAAVAVEPYSVVMLNTEYEAFDPQATQTSSTCHLRIGAKV, via the exons ATGAAAAATACCAAGATTTCGCAAG AATCTCACACTCTGAGAATGAAAAG AGCAGACAATGCAGAAGAGACAATTAACTCAGACT GCTCCCCATATGctgagggcagaggagaggatggggggctCTACTCACTTCTGAAGCTGACTGAAGTGAGAGatcctgctgctgttgctgtcGAGCCCTATTCTGTAGTCATGCTCAATACTGAGTATGAGGCCTTTGACCCCCAGGCCACTCAGACATCATCCACCTGCCACCTCAGGATTGGAGCGAAAGTATGA